A genome region from Mycobacterium florentinum includes the following:
- a CDS encoding MMPL/RND family transporter yields the protein MTDVGPGRPLLPRLIRWCAVPIIIGWVALTVVVNMIAPQLEVVGERHAAPMAPMDAPSMKAMMRLGHNFQEFDSNSTVTIVLEGQQELAAAAHHYYDSIISQLKQDPRHVQHIQDFWSDRLTAAGVQSADGKGAYVILNLAGEQGTTLSNESVEAVREVVARTPAPPGVKAYVTGSTAHSSDEYMIGNASMNKITLFTLAAIAIMLFLVYRSIAATLIQLFMTLIELAVSRGVIAVLGNYGLIELAVFATALLTMLGIAAGTDYGIFLIGRYREARAAGEDRETAYYTTFHGVTPVVLGSGLTIAGATFCLVFTRLPWFTTMGVPVAIGMLVVVAAALTLGPAVLVVATRFGLLEPKASGGGRLWRRVGTAVVRWPAPILAMSTVAVLIGMIGLPGYKTLYSERYYLPDSAPGNLGYAAAQRHFSEGRLNPDLLMIEADHDMRNPADMLVLDRVAKNVIRVHGIVMVQDITRPLGIPIEHSSIPFLNSMQSQTTMQNMAFLKQRMADILKMADEQQVAIDYMERLYDITNRLANATDDTARDSAETAAITDGLRDHIADFEDTWRPVRNYFYWDKHCFDIPVCWSIRSLFDGLDGIDQLDEQLHKLTADIKRTDALTHQTAELLPPMIASMKTTRGLTLASHSTFQAMINQMEAMSNTGIVMGQSFDASRNDDFFYLPPEAFENAEFQRGLKMFLSPDGKSARFFINHEGDPATPEGISRVDAERTAAQEGLKQSSLSGAKVYLGGTAATYKDMHDGNIYDLMITSVASLTLIFMIMLVLTRSLVAALVIVATAASSIAASIGLSVLIWQDLFGIRMHFSVMLFAVIVLLAVGADYNLLLVHRIRHEIHAGLKTGTIRAMAGTGAVVTSAGLVFAFTMAAMLGSDDRIVAQMGATIALGLLLDTLVVRTLFMPSIATLLGRWFWWPQIVHPRGADNVRRPKATCVDTPTLSIPARQ from the coding sequence ATGACCGACGTGGGTCCGGGGCGGCCTCTCCTGCCTCGCCTGATCCGTTGGTGTGCGGTGCCCATCATCATAGGCTGGGTCGCATTGACCGTCGTCGTGAACATGATTGCGCCGCAGTTGGAAGTGGTCGGGGAGCGGCACGCGGCGCCGATGGCCCCGATGGACGCGCCGTCGATGAAAGCGATGATGCGCCTGGGCCATAACTTCCAGGAATTCGATTCCAACAGCACGGTCACGATTGTCTTGGAGGGCCAGCAGGAACTCGCCGCGGCGGCGCACCACTATTACGACAGCATCATCAGCCAGCTGAAGCAAGATCCCCGCCACGTGCAACACATCCAGGACTTCTGGAGCGATCGGTTGACGGCGGCAGGAGTCCAAAGCGCCGATGGCAAGGGCGCTTACGTGATATTGAACCTCGCCGGTGAGCAAGGCACCACGTTGTCCAACGAATCGGTGGAAGCCGTGCGTGAAGTCGTGGCACGCACGCCGGCACCGCCCGGGGTGAAGGCCTATGTCACCGGTTCAACGGCGCATAGCTCCGATGAGTACATGATCGGGAATGCAAGCATGAACAAAATTACTTTGTTCACCCTTGCCGCGATAGCGATCATGTTGTTCCTGGTCTATCGCTCGATCGCCGCGACGCTGATCCAGCTTTTCATGACCCTGATCGAATTGGCCGTCTCTCGCGGCGTCATCGCGGTGCTCGGGAACTACGGGCTCATCGAGCTCGCGGTGTTCGCCACGGCTTTGTTGACGATGCTGGGCATCGCCGCGGGAACCGACTACGGAATTTTCCTTATCGGACGTTATCGAGAGGCGCGTGCGGCGGGTGAGGACCGTGAGACTGCCTATTACACAACCTTTCACGGTGTCACACCCGTGGTACTGGGTTCGGGCCTGACGATCGCGGGAGCGACGTTTTGCCTCGTCTTTACCCGGCTGCCCTGGTTCACCACCATGGGGGTCCCGGTTGCAATCGGCATGCTCGTCGTGGTCGCCGCCGCGCTCACCCTGGGTCCGGCCGTTCTCGTGGTCGCGACCCGGTTCGGCCTGTTGGAACCCAAGGCATCGGGTGGCGGTCGACTGTGGCGGCGGGTCGGTACCGCCGTTGTGCGTTGGCCGGCACCGATTTTGGCCATGAGCACGGTGGCGGTGCTGATCGGGATGATCGGACTGCCCGGATACAAGACGCTGTACAGCGAGCGTTATTACTTGCCGGACAGTGCGCCGGGCAATCTCGGGTACGCGGCCGCGCAGCGGCATTTTTCGGAAGGGCGGCTGAATCCCGACTTGCTGATGATCGAGGCCGACCACGATATGCGCAACCCCGCCGACATGCTGGTGCTGGATCGGGTGGCCAAGAACGTGATCCGGGTCCACGGCATCGTGATGGTTCAGGACATCACCCGGCCGCTGGGGATTCCGATTGAACACAGCTCGATCCCGTTTCTGAACAGCATGCAAAGCCAGACGACGATGCAGAACATGGCGTTTCTGAAACAGCGGATGGCGGATATCCTGAAGATGGCCGATGAGCAGCAGGTCGCAATCGACTACATGGAGCGGCTCTACGACATCACCAACCGGCTGGCCAACGCGACGGATGACACCGCCCGCGACTCCGCGGAAACGGCGGCCATCACCGATGGATTGCGAGACCATATCGCGGATTTCGAGGATACCTGGCGGCCGGTCCGCAACTACTTCTATTGGGACAAGCATTGCTTCGACATCCCGGTCTGTTGGTCGATCCGGTCCTTGTTCGATGGCCTCGACGGGATCGATCAGCTCGACGAGCAGCTGCATAAACTGACGGCGGACATCAAGCGGACCGACGCGCTCACCCACCAAACGGCCGAACTGCTGCCGCCGATGATCGCCAGCATGAAAACCACCCGGGGGCTGACTCTGGCATCGCACAGCACCTTCCAGGCGATGATCAATCAGATGGAGGCGATGAGCAACACCGGCATCGTGATGGGCCAAAGCTTTGACGCCTCTCGAAACGATGACTTCTTCTATCTGCCTCCGGAGGCGTTTGAGAACGCGGAGTTCCAGCGCGGCTTGAAAATGTTCTTGTCGCCGGACGGCAAGTCAGCGCGATTTTTCATCAACCACGAGGGCGATCCCGCGACGCCGGAAGGCATCTCGCGAGTCGATGCGGAGCGGACAGCGGCGCAGGAGGGCCTCAAGCAATCATCCTTGTCGGGAGCCAAGGTCTACCTCGGCGGTACGGCCGCCACCTACAAGGACATGCACGACGGCAACATCTACGACCTGATGATCACCTCGGTGGCTTCGCTCACCTTGATCTTCATGATCATGCTCGTGCTGACGCGAAGCTTGGTCGCCGCGTTGGTCATCGTCGCCACCGCGGCCAGCTCGATCGCGGCATCCATCGGTCTGTCCGTGCTGATTTGGCAAGACCTGTTCGGTATCAGGATGCACTTCTCCGTGATGCTCTTCGCGGTGATCGTCTTGTTGGCGGTCGGCGCCGACTACAACCTGCTACTGGTCCACCGAATACGCCACGAGATCCACGCCGGACTCAAGACCGGAACCATCCGGGCGATGGCGGGAACGGGTGCGGTGGTCACCTCCGCCGGCCTGGTGTTTGCGTTCACGATGGCCGCGATGCTGGGCAGCGATGATCGCATAGTCGCTCAGATGGGTGCCACCATCGCGTTGGGTCTGCTGCTCGACACCCTCGTTGTCCGTACGTTATTCATGCCCTCGATCGCCACCTTGCTGGGCCGCTGGTTCTGGTGGCCGCAAATTGTCCACCCGCGTGGCGCCGATAATGTGCGCCGACCCAAGGCCACGTGCGTTGACACGCCGACACTCTCGATACCCGCGCGACAGTGA
- a CDS encoding PEP-utilizing enzyme, producing the protein MTEAGALHGPGSPATHWTTDNVGEAMPGVASPLGWSIWESDSDPANRELFFRIGIISRSERDSVGPIAEPVIRIFFGRIAMCMEWLGMIGDRMPGTTGPDAIAGMLGRVPDTMTFSPTPRRYPVIAAKMPVAAWRAIREVRALSSPTRDWWQRCVSAAATADETGSRTMLLDGAARYRHLLTEHGVVLFAATTPVTHALHALVARAGVGDVGILSGSGGAEMRIVEDIWRASRAEIGIDEVVAEHGYHGPLEGEVASRVWREDPEPLRRIITAYADRSDDESPIAHNARVRAALPRAQREVIAALPPAHRASARVVLALAARTLPMRGVGKAAFVQAIDVSRAAARRLGQLYAEQGRLDDPQDIFYLTLAELRSGLPRGARDLVDARRSRREDYRRIRLPHSWRGTPDPVDEVQERAVVGDVISGVGASAGRVEGTVRIVTDPSFADVEPGEILVSHTTDPSWASIMFVSAALVVDIGGVISHAAVVARELGIPAVVNTRHGTELLRDGDRVRVDGAAGTVELLDRVSLPVP; encoded by the coding sequence ATGACCGAAGCCGGTGCGCTGCACGGTCCCGGTTCGCCTGCCACCCACTGGACGACGGACAATGTCGGCGAGGCCATGCCCGGCGTCGCGAGTCCACTCGGCTGGAGCATCTGGGAGAGCGACAGCGACCCGGCCAACCGAGAACTGTTTTTTCGCATCGGAATCATCAGCCGGTCCGAGCGCGATTCCGTGGGACCCATCGCCGAGCCCGTGATCCGAATTTTCTTCGGCCGCATAGCGATGTGCATGGAATGGCTGGGCATGATCGGCGACCGCATGCCGGGAACCACCGGTCCGGATGCCATCGCCGGCATGCTCGGCCGGGTCCCGGACACCATGACGTTCAGCCCCACGCCGCGGCGCTACCCCGTCATCGCCGCCAAGATGCCCGTCGCAGCCTGGCGCGCGATCCGCGAGGTGCGCGCCCTTTCCTCCCCCACCAGGGACTGGTGGCAACGCTGCGTTTCCGCAGCCGCGACCGCCGACGAAACCGGCTCCCGCACAATGCTTCTCGACGGCGCCGCGCGCTACCGCCATCTGCTCACCGAACATGGAGTGGTGCTGTTCGCCGCCACCACCCCGGTAACGCACGCGCTCCATGCGCTTGTGGCGCGCGCAGGTGTCGGCGACGTCGGTATCCTCAGCGGCAGCGGCGGAGCCGAGATGCGGATCGTCGAAGACATCTGGCGTGCATCCCGCGCCGAGATCGGCATCGACGAGGTGGTCGCCGAGCATGGATACCATGGCCCGCTAGAGGGTGAAGTCGCCAGTCGAGTATGGCGCGAGGACCCAGAACCCTTGCGGCGCATCATTACCGCGTACGCCGACCGAAGTGACGACGAAAGTCCGATCGCACACAATGCCCGGGTACGTGCTGCGCTGCCACGGGCCCAACGCGAGGTGATCGCCGCGCTACCGCCGGCACACCGAGCATCCGCACGGGTGGTCCTCGCCCTGGCGGCACGTACGCTGCCCATGCGCGGCGTTGGCAAGGCAGCATTCGTCCAGGCAATCGACGTGTCGCGCGCAGCGGCACGTCGGCTGGGGCAGCTATATGCCGAACAGGGCCGCCTCGACGATCCCCAGGACATCTTCTACCTCACCCTGGCCGAGCTGCGCTCCGGACTACCTCGGGGTGCCCGTGACCTCGTCGACGCACGGCGGTCCCGCCGTGAGGACTACCGGCGCATCCGGTTACCCCACTCGTGGCGCGGCACACCGGATCCCGTTGACGAGGTGCAGGAACGCGCCGTCGTCGGTGACGTGATATCCGGCGTGGGTGCAAGCGCTGGACGGGTCGAAGGAACCGTCCGTATCGTCACCGACCCGAGCTTCGCAGACGTCGAACCGGGGGAAATTCTGGTCAGCCACACCACCGACCCGAGCTGGGCGTCGATCATGTTCGTCTCGGCGGCGCTGGTGGTGGACATCGGCGGCGTGATCAGCCACGCGGCGGTGGTTGCGCGTGAACTAGGCATTCCAGCGGTCGTCAATACCCGCCATGGCACTGAACTGCTGCGTGATGGAGACCGGGTCCGGGTCGACGGCGCCGCGGGCACGGTCGAGCTTCTCGATCGAGTCTCGCTACCCGTTCCGTGA
- a CDS encoding TetR/AcrR family transcriptional regulator, whose protein sequence is MVIEAALDLVDTEGLAALNLRKLAARMGISAMTPYHYFEDKADLLAAMVGHALAPLASDLDLKLAWDNQIDAAMHDFHDTLTRHPGVVELIIAEADTVRLDDFRQALITTLQKAGLSQSHSADVLRSLTSYILGYTLLDRLRPEHPDRTEPPNSFDMGLEMMMRSLREDVKARQRSNTSRSVRSRKPAK, encoded by the coding sequence ATGGTCATCGAGGCCGCCCTGGATCTGGTGGACACCGAGGGCTTAGCGGCGTTGAACCTCCGCAAACTCGCGGCGCGCATGGGGATCAGCGCGATGACGCCCTATCACTACTTCGAAGACAAGGCCGATCTGCTCGCGGCGATGGTGGGCCACGCACTCGCACCGCTGGCCAGCGATCTCGATCTAAAACTAGCCTGGGACAACCAGATCGACGCCGCAATGCACGATTTCCACGACACCCTGACGCGGCATCCCGGCGTGGTCGAGCTGATCATTGCCGAGGCCGACACGGTCCGGCTCGACGATTTCCGCCAGGCCCTCATCACGACATTGCAGAAGGCGGGTTTGTCACAGAGCCACAGCGCCGACGTGCTGCGCTCGCTGACCAGCTACATCCTGGGATACACACTTCTGGATCGGCTTCGGCCCGAACACCCCGATCGGACCGAGCCTCCGAACTCCTTCGACATGGGCTTGGAAATGATGATGCGCTCGCTGCGCGAGGACGTGAAAGCGCGCCAGCGTTCCAACACGTCCCGATCGGTTCGAAGCCGCAAGCCGGCGAAATAA
- a CDS encoding TIGR03857 family LLM class F420-dependent oxidoreductase, whose amino-acid sequence MDEVVGDLSAYVISGAVSAVQGDVEYESDQRTPAQGIQDAVEAEKLGFRAVFLSERWDIKQADVILSGAAALTSRVELGTAMVCPPTRQPWLMAAFAATMQACYGPRFTLGLGRGTDAIWNDMGLSMPGYPEMADYVDILRRLWRGETVDYDGPVGRFPALAFSEIVPGPPPPVWFGTFARPKGAALLASSFDGVLLPPVLTPEATANAVARIRAACDRIGRHSKEIRICQAVITAPGLDDTETRSLAHGRAVGYLQYPGYGETLIEENGWDIEVIHKLRAHRQLAANEKVADRLYHRHQLLEPAKLIPEEYMIDSCAIGSVDECVASLQRFRDAGADEIATYGSTPGQNAKLIEAWRNR is encoded by the coding sequence ATGGACGAGGTCGTAGGCGATCTCAGCGCGTATGTCATTTCGGGTGCGGTAAGCGCGGTGCAGGGCGACGTCGAATACGAGTCGGACCAGCGCACACCCGCGCAGGGAATCCAGGACGCCGTCGAAGCCGAGAAGCTGGGCTTCCGAGCGGTTTTCCTGTCGGAGCGCTGGGACATCAAACAGGCCGACGTGATCCTGTCCGGCGCGGCGGCGCTCACCTCTCGCGTCGAACTCGGCACCGCCATGGTGTGTCCGCCGACGCGCCAACCCTGGCTGATGGCGGCGTTCGCCGCGACGATGCAGGCCTGCTACGGCCCGCGCTTCACCTTGGGTCTCGGCCGGGGCACGGACGCGATCTGGAACGACATGGGTCTGTCCATGCCCGGCTATCCCGAGATGGCCGACTACGTCGACATCCTGCGCCGGCTGTGGCGTGGTGAGACGGTGGACTACGACGGTCCCGTCGGCAGATTCCCCGCGTTGGCATTTTCCGAAATCGTGCCGGGACCACCGCCGCCGGTGTGGTTCGGCACGTTCGCCCGACCCAAAGGTGCGGCGCTGCTGGCGTCGTCGTTCGACGGTGTGCTGTTGCCGCCTGTGCTGACGCCGGAGGCCACCGCCAATGCCGTTGCCCGAATCAGGGCAGCGTGCGACCGAATCGGTAGACATTCCAAGGAGATTCGGATCTGCCAAGCGGTCATCACGGCGCCCGGACTCGACGACACTGAGACGCGTTCGCTGGCGCACGGCCGAGCGGTCGGCTACCTGCAATATCCCGGCTACGGCGAGACGTTGATCGAGGAGAACGGCTGGGATATCGAGGTGATCCACAAGCTACGTGCGCACCGCCAGCTGGCCGCCAATGAGAAAGTAGCCGACCGGCTTTACCACCGCCACCAGTTGTTGGAGCCCGCCAAGCTGATCCCCGAAGAGTACATGATCGACAGCTGCGCGATCGGGTCGGTGGATGAGTGCGTCGCGTCGCTGCAGCGGTTCCGCGACGCCGGCGCCGACGAAATCGCCACCTACGGCAGCACGCCCGGCCAGAATGCCAAGTTGATCGAGGCATGGAGAAACCGATGA
- a CDS encoding cytochrome P450, whose product MTTQDDQYVFNPLDPELAVDPFPILARLRAIDPVFAADALGSFIVTGHDPAWEVLARRDGDLRWEQFQRMRHGDGVVDEPYFTIMADSVLMKAGDDHTRVRKTFQRNFRPGLVDTLRPAIIDRAHELIDAFTDPGGGPGRVELMAAYGSPLPLSAISQLLRVPHEDEVAIHEWMHGFKLGIQMLPLDANQLKVANDSMIALDNYFRGLVAKRRAQPEDDLVNSMIADTDDGTLTEDELIANLWSIYVGGHDTSALSICNAVATLLGHPEQLAALQSDMSLLPNAVQEILRHIGTVHGTHRLLTEAIELGGHRIPANTPIMVYLSAANHDESWCPHAESFDITRDVPSDHLAFGHGPHKCPGQHMARAVIGIGVEALLTRLHGLRIEELEWERDALLFRGPEKLVLAWDSSEART is encoded by the coding sequence ATGACCACCCAAGACGACCAATACGTGTTCAACCCGCTGGACCCCGAGCTTGCGGTCGATCCGTTCCCGATCCTGGCGCGGCTGCGTGCGATCGACCCGGTGTTCGCGGCCGACGCGCTCGGTTCCTTTATCGTGACCGGACACGACCCGGCGTGGGAGGTGTTGGCACGTAGGGATGGTGACCTGCGCTGGGAACAGTTCCAGCGGATGCGCCACGGTGACGGTGTGGTCGACGAACCGTATTTCACGATCATGGCCGATAGCGTCCTGATGAAGGCGGGGGACGACCACACCCGGGTGCGCAAAACCTTTCAGCGCAACTTCCGTCCCGGCCTGGTCGACACTCTGCGACCGGCGATCATCGATCGTGCGCATGAACTGATCGACGCGTTCACCGATCCGGGCGGTGGGCCGGGCCGGGTAGAACTGATGGCCGCCTACGGTTCGCCGCTGCCGCTGTCGGCGATCAGCCAGCTGCTTCGCGTGCCGCATGAGGACGAAGTCGCCATCCACGAGTGGATGCACGGATTCAAACTCGGTATTCAGATGCTGCCGTTGGACGCCAATCAGCTGAAGGTGGCCAACGACTCAATGATCGCGCTGGACAACTACTTCCGGGGGCTGGTGGCCAAGCGTCGCGCCCAGCCCGAGGACGATCTGGTCAACAGCATGATCGCCGATACCGACGACGGGACACTGACCGAGGACGAGCTGATCGCCAACCTGTGGAGCATCTATGTCGGCGGTCACGACACCAGTGCGCTGTCCATCTGCAACGCGGTGGCGACGTTGCTGGGCCATCCGGAGCAACTGGCTGCCCTTCAATCCGACATGTCGTTGCTCCCCAACGCAGTTCAGGAAATCCTGCGGCACATCGGAACTGTGCACGGCACGCACCGGCTCCTCACGGAGGCGATCGAGCTTGGCGGCCATCGGATTCCGGCCAACACACCGATCATGGTGTATCTGTCCGCAGCCAACCATGACGAAAGTTGGTGTCCGCATGCAGAATCCTTCGACATCACCCGGGACGTGCCGTCCGATCACCTGGCATTCGGCCACGGTCCGCACAAGTGTCCGGGACAGCACATGGCCCGCGCGGTGATCGGCATCGGGGTCGAAGCGCTGCTGACGCGATTGCACGGGCTGCGGATCGAGGAACTCGAATGGGAGCGCGATGCGCTGCTCTTCCGCGGACCCGAAAAGCTGGTACTGGCCTGGGATTCGAGCGAGGCGCGAACATGA